CAATTACGGTTGGCTACTGCGTTATATGCATTCTACAGGGGCGTCCGCATTTTTTATTGTGATTTATTTACATTTATTTCGTGGTTTACTTTATGGCTCTTATCAACGGCCACGTGAACTAGTGTGGCTGTTAGGTATGCTATTGTATGTTTTGCTTTTGGCCGCTGCTTTTTTAGGATATTTGTTACCCTGGGGACAAATGTCCTATTGGGGCGCAGAGGTGATTACCTCATTGGTTGGTGGCATTCCTTACATTGGCAACAGTCTCGAAATTTGGCTAAGAGGTGATTACTCAGTAACGAATGCAACGCTACAGCGCTTTTTTGCTTTGCATGTTATTGCCATCCCCTTGCTTTTACTGCTCCTGGCTTTTTTACATATCGTTGCCCTGCATCAGGTCGGTTCAAATAATCCAGAGGGTATCGACATAAAAAATAACTTAGATCAGAATGGAAATCCAGTTGATGGTATTCCTTTCCATCCCTATTACGTTGTAAAAGATTTGGTGGGAGTACTGTTCTTTTTATTTCTCTTTTTTGCAGTAGTATTTTTTGCCCCAGAAATGGGGGGCTACTTTTTAGAACACAGTAATTTTGTTCCCGCCAATCCGATGGTGACCCCGGATCATATTGCCCCTATGTGGTATATGTCGCCATTTTATGCCATCTTGCGTGCTATTCCTGACAAACTTTTGGGGATTATAGGTATGGGAGCCGCTGTTGCCATATTGTTCCTTTTGCCCTGGTTGGACCGAAGCCCAGTACGCTCGATGCGCTATAAAGGCCGTTTTTCACGTATTATGTTAGGCCTCGGAGTCGCATCATTTTTAATTTTGGGGTACTTAGGTACCATTCCTGTTAATCCTCCACGTTTACTTCTCTCCCGTATTTGCGCCGTCCTTTATTTTTCATACTTTATTTTTATGCCTTTTTATACACGCTGGGAAGTGACACGCCCTGTCCCGCTTCGGATCGAGGGTTAATTATGTTAAAGCAACTAGTATTAGTAGTAGGGATCTTAGGATGTGTACTGGCCCCAATATCGGGGGCACAGTCTTTTGCTATTGATAATAAGCCTAGTTTGCAACGTGGGGCTAAGTTGTTTATGAATTATTGTTCCGGCTGTCATTCATTAAAATATTTACGTTACAATCATATGGCAGACGGTTTAGGCCTTATAGGCTTTGATGGACGTGTTGATGAGGATTTACTTAAAAATAATCTTATTTTTACCGAAGCCACGGTAAATGATCCTATTCGCATCGCATTGCCCCCAGAAGATGCGAAGCAATGGTTTGGGGTAGTACCTCCTGATTTATCTTTAGTCGCGAGAGCAAAGGGTGCCGATTGGCTATTTGCCTATTTTAAAAGTTTTTATACGGATAACTCCAGACCTTTTGGGGTAAACAATTTATTAGTGCCAGGGGTGGCTATGCCGAATATTTTAGAACCCTTAATCGGTGAAATGATCTTGGTGCGAGAGACAAAGGAGCATGCGACACACTTATCATTGGTTAAAGAAGGGGAGCTATCTTCCGCTCAACTTGATATTCTACTGAACGACCTGGTAAGTTTTCTTGTTTATGCCGGTGAGCCTACGCAAGTTGCTCGCCATCGGCTCGGGTTCTTTGTATTGGCGTTTTTGCTGGTGTTTTTATTAGTTGTATTCGCCTTAAAACGTGTGTATTGGCAAAAAACATCATAGTTTAGATAACAAAGTAACCCAAAAGGTTAAAAATATGGTAAAATATCACGTTTGTACTGTAGGGTAGGGATTTGAGTAATAGCTCAGTATCTCCTTCGAGAATTATTATCCCTAGGTGCCTTACCGTTTTTCATGAAATGATAGGAGTTGCTCATGGCAATTGTTGCAAAGCGCACTATAATGTCTTTATTTTCTGATATCGATGATGTGTATAGTCATCAGGTTCGTATCGTTTTGGCGGAAAAAGGAGTGAATGTTGAAATTCTACCTGCCAAGCAAAATGAACCCAGTGCTGATCTTTTAGCTCTGAACCCTTACGGAACAGTGCCAACTCTGATTGATAGAGAGCTTGTACTGTATGAACCACGCATTATTATGGAATATTTAGATGAGCGTTTTCCTCATCCTCCACTATTGCCTGTATATCCGGTTGCACGTGCAGAAACACGTAAAATGATGCATCGCATTGAACATGATTGGTATTACTTAATGAACCAAATTTTAAGAGATACTAATGTAGAACAGGCAAGAGCAAACTTGTTTGAAAGTTTAACTAGCTTAGATCCAGTTTTTGCTGACAAGCCTTATTTCTTAAGTGATGAGTTTTCGTTGCTAGATTGTGCATTAGCTCCTTTATTGTGGCGTTTACCTCGTTTAGGTATTGAGATTGGACCTGAATATAAAGGATTAATCGCATACATGCAGCGCTTGTTTAAACGTGAGTCGTTTCAAGTTAGCTTAACTGATGCTGAGCGACAATTAAGAGCGGCATAAACATGACTATGACATCAAACAAACCTTATTTAATTCGTGCTTTTTACGATTGGATTGTAGATAACGGATTAACACCTTATGTTCTGGTTAATACAGCCTACGTAGGTGTACAGGTTCCTCACGAGCACATTGTTGAGGCACGGATTGTGTTAAATATATCTCCAGCAGCCACCCGAGGGTTGCTATTAGAAAACGATCGTATCGTATTTACTGCACGCTTTTCAGGAAAAACAGAGCAAATTTTTGTTCCTCCTAGTGCAGTATTAGAGATTTATGCCAAAGAAAATGGTCGAGGAATTGCGTTTGAGCTTGAAGAAGAGCCTCCGTCTTCTCCTCCTCCTGCAACCGCTGGTGGAGATGTCACTGCGGCTATGGCTAAAAGCAAACCGTCGTTAAAATTAGTTAAGTAATATGTAGCCTGGATGGAGCGCAGCGCAATCCGGGATCGGCGCTTTATTCAAGTTCTAGATCTCGGGTTGCGCTGCGCTCCATCCAGGCTGTATTATTTTCAGTTCAAACCAGGGTCTGTTACCAGCCCAATCGTTATCGGAGCACACAGGTGATTAAACCAGAAAATGCCCTTTATCGTTGTGAACACATCAGAGCTTGCGAACAACAAGCAATGTCCTTATATCATCTAGATGAAAATGAGTTAATGTCTCGAGCAGGGGCAGAAGCTTTTGCGTACATTAAAAAACTTTATCCTCAGGTGAAACATCTCGCAGTATTTTGTGGTTCAGGCAATAATGCTGGTGATGGCTATG
Above is a genomic segment from Legionella lytica containing:
- a CDS encoding cytochrome b, which encodes MKRLFKWLDARFPLLNTWKEYFSAYYVPKNLNFFYFFGSIALVVLANQFITGLWLTMFYTPTAEQAFASVEYIMRDVNYGWLLRYMHSTGASAFFIVIYLHLFRGLLYGSYQRPRELVWLLGMLLYVLLLAAAFLGYLLPWGQMSYWGAEVITSLVGGIPYIGNSLEIWLRGDYSVTNATLQRFFALHVIAIPLLLLLLAFLHIVALHQVGSNNPEGIDIKNNLDQNGNPVDGIPFHPYYVVKDLVGVLFFLFLFFAVVFFAPEMGGYFLEHSNFVPANPMVTPDHIAPMWYMSPFYAILRAIPDKLLGIIGMGAAVAILFLLPWLDRSPVRSMRYKGRFSRIMLGLGVASFLILGYLGTIPVNPPRLLLSRICAVLYFSYFIFMPFYTRWEVTRPVPLRIEG
- a CDS encoding cytochrome c1, with protein sequence MLKQLVLVVGILGCVLAPISGAQSFAIDNKPSLQRGAKLFMNYCSGCHSLKYLRYNHMADGLGLIGFDGRVDEDLLKNNLIFTEATVNDPIRIALPPEDAKQWFGVVPPDLSLVARAKGADWLFAYFKSFYTDNSRPFGVNNLLVPGVAMPNILEPLIGEMILVRETKEHATHLSLVKEGELSSAQLDILLNDLVSFLVYAGEPTQVARHRLGFFVLAFLLVFLLVVFALKRVYWQKTS
- a CDS encoding glutathione S-transferase N-terminal domain-containing protein, which translates into the protein MAIVAKRTIMSLFSDIDDVYSHQVRIVLAEKGVNVEILPAKQNEPSADLLALNPYGTVPTLIDRELVLYEPRIIMEYLDERFPHPPLLPVYPVARAETRKMMHRIEHDWYYLMNQILRDTNVEQARANLFESLTSLDPVFADKPYFLSDEFSLLDCALAPLLWRLPRLGIEIGPEYKGLIAYMQRLFKRESFQVSLTDAERQLRAA
- a CDS encoding ClpXP protease specificity-enhancing factor, whose product is MTMTSNKPYLIRAFYDWIVDNGLTPYVLVNTAYVGVQVPHEHIVEARIVLNISPAATRGLLLENDRIVFTARFSGKTEQIFVPPSAVLEIYAKENGRGIAFELEEEPPSSPPPATAGGDVTAAMAKSKPSLKLVK